A window from Kovacikia minuta CCNUW1 encodes these proteins:
- a CDS encoding DUF72 domain-containing protein, producing MNFRIGCAIWAYKGWLGDFFPPNSRSGEFLRLYSERFPTVEGNTTFYSIPDSAMIDRWARETPPGFKFCLKLPKSLTHTGDLEPQIPDTLRFIDQMGGLGDRLGPLFAQLPPRYGPAYLGDLETFLVALPRDKAEFALEVRHLDWFKEPSQQQADRFIGRIGNRTGASGQPPHL from the coding sequence ATGAACTTCCGCATTGGCTGTGCAATTTGGGCATATAAGGGGTGGTTGGGCGATTTCTTTCCGCCGAATAGTCGATCGGGAGAGTTTTTGCGGCTGTATAGTGAGCGGTTCCCAACGGTTGAAGGGAACACCACGTTTTATTCGATTCCTGATTCGGCGATGATCGATCGCTGGGCGAGGGAAACACCTCCCGGCTTCAAATTTTGTCTTAAATTGCCCAAATCCCTGACCCATACTGGAGATTTGGAACCCCAGATCCCGGATACATTGCGCTTTATCGATCAAATGGGTGGGTTGGGCGATCGCCTGGGACCGTTGTTTGCCCAACTTCCCCCCCGCTATGGACCTGCCTACCTGGGTGATCTGGAAACCTTTCTGGTGGCATTGCCTCGTGACAAGGCAGAATTTGCCCTGGAGGTGCGTCACCTTGACTGGTTTAAGGAACCCTCACAGCAGCAGGCTGACCGATTTATTGGAAGAATTGGGAATCGGACGGGTGCTTCTGGACAGCCGCCCCATTTATGA